A region of the Candidatus Dependentiae bacterium genome:
AGAAGAAAGGTTATGCTTTTTTGCAAATTCATATATACGCATCACACCATCTTGCTTCTACAATACAGTTTTTTTACTCTTCTAAACCGGCTATATTGATATCAATAATATCTGCAACCGCTTCATCTTTCTTGTCTTCTTGCACAAGATCAATATCAATCTCATTTAGCCTTGCAGCCAAAGAAATATTTTTCCCCATCTTACCAATAGCCAATGACCGCTGGTCTTCATCAACCCATACATAGGCTTTATGCCCCTTTATCTGAACCTTGTTAACAACGGCCGGCTTTAAGGAATTTTTTATCATGGCCTCAGGAGATTCGTCCCAAGATAGCACATCTATCTTTTCACCGCCAAGCTCTTTAAGTATTGGCTTGATACGTACGCCGCCAACCCCAACACAAGTCCCTACGGGATCAATGTTTTTGTCATTAGATGCAACAACAACCTTAGATTTATAACCCGGCGCTCGTACGATTTTTTTTATTTCTACAAGCTTTTCAAAAACTTCTGGTATTTCTAACTCAAAAAGCTTGTATAAAAACTGGTCTGATGCACGGTCCAAAATAAGCTGATTTTCATTGCGGGGCTCAGAAAGAACTTCTTTAAGCAATGCACGAATCGGATATCCCACAATACATTTGTCGGTTGAGCTCATTAAAGACTTTGGCAAAAAACCCATAGAATCTTGAAGCTTAACTGCTATGCCGCCGCGCTCACATTTGTGAACAACGCCGTGAACAATCGTACCTTCTTTTTCTTTGAATTCATTATAAACAGCCAACGCCTCAATTTTTCTAATTTGATTAGCGATGACCTGCTTAGCACGCAAGATCTCAATACGGCCTATCTTTCCATCAAAGGGAATCCAGGCTTTATCTCCAGCAGAAAGCTTTTCATCAATGTGCCTTGCTTTACGTGTGCTGATTTCAACATCAGGATCCTGTACCGAAGATACAACTGTTTTTTCGACCTCAATGGCAACATCATCCTCTTTTTTGTCATGACGTGCTCGTAAAGGCAAGTTAGGGTATTTTTTTTCGTACGCAGCTAGCATACCCTCACAAATAATCGAATTTAAAGTTTCCTTGTCAAGACCGCGCTCTTCAACAAGTTCCTCTATAACAGCTGTTAATCTCACAATATCCTTTGCCTACTG
Encoded here:
- the nusA gene encoding transcription termination factor NusA — encoded protein: MRLTAVIEELVEERGLDKETLNSIICEGMLAAYEKKYPNLPLRARHDKKEDDVAIEVEKTVVSSVQDPDVEISTRKARHIDEKLSAGDKAWIPFDGKIGRIEILRAKQVIANQIRKIEALAVYNEFKEKEGTIVHGVVHKCERGGIAVKLQDSMGFLPKSLMSSTDKCIVGYPIRALLKEVLSEPRNENQLILDRASDQFLYKLFELEIPEVFEKLVEIKKIVRAPGYKSKVVVASNDKNIDPVGTCVGVGGVRIKPILKELGGEKIDVLSWDESPEAMIKNSLKPAVVNKVQIKGHKAYVWVDEDQRSLAIGKMGKNISLAARLNEIDIDLVQEDKKDEAVADIIDINIAGLEE